CCACTTCTCTACTTCCCTAAAATATAAAGGGCAGATGCTTGAAGCCATCAGCAAAGAGCTGCTCCTGCAAAAAAATTATCTCCAAGGCGCCGAACTGCAGTCGGTCTATTTTGGCGGAGGAACCCCCTCCCTGCTCTCCGCCGCCGAGATTAACCAACTCTGGTCCATTATCGAAACACATTACCCCCTCGGCCCAAATATGGAGGTCACCCTAGAGGCTAATCCAGATGATATGGGCCTCGATAAACTCCGAAGCTATAAGTTACATACGCCTATCAATCGCCTCAGCATCGGCCTGCAGTCCTTTTTGCCCGAAGAACTGAGCTATATGAACCGCGCCCACTCCGCAGAAGAAGCCGAAAACTGCCTGGCCAACGCCCTGGCCGTGGGCTTCAACCAACTTTCTGTAGATCTTATCTATGGCGGCCCTTTCCTCTCCGATGAGGATTGGCGAAAAACAATCCGAAAACTCTTCTCCTTTCAGGTCCCTCACCTCTCCGCCTATGCCCTCACCCTAGAACCCAATACCCCCCTCGAGCATCTTATCCGACGAAAGAAGTTGCCCACCCTAGATGAAGATAAAGCCGCCCGACATTTCGAAATCCTCCTCGAAGAATGCCAACTTCACAACTATGAGCAGTATGAGATTTCTAATTTCTGCCGCAATGAACAGTATGCCCAACATAATTCGGCTTACTGGAAAAGTCGCCCATATCTCGGCATCGGCCCCTCAGCCCATAGCTTCAATGGCCATAGCCGACAATGGAATATCGCTCATAATATGAAGTATATTAAGGCCCTAGAAAATAATGAATTGCTCTTCGAAATAGAGGAGCTCTCCCCCACAGAACAATTTAATGAGCTGCTCATGACCCGCCTGCGCACCAAATGGGGCCTCTCGCTCTTAGAGGTGGAACAACGCTGGGGAACAGCCACTAAAACTCAATTGCTGCAAACTATCCAACCCTTTATTCAAGATGATTTGGCCCAGCTCCAAAATGAACATGTCTACCTCAGCAATGCAGGCAAACTCCTTAGCGACCATATTATTGCCGAGCTGTTTTTAGAGGATATTCCTGCCTAGCTTTTCTTTTCTTCTGTTTTTTTGGGGCTGCCCCTGCGGCCTGCGGCCTTGGGTCGGGCCATTGCGCAGCTCGCAGGTCTGCTCGGCCCTTCGGCGCTTGCAGCGCCTCGGTCTGCCGCCTGCGGCGGCCCTGCTACAGCCCCTCAGCCGAGGCGCTGCGCGCCTTTGCGGCGGCTTCGCCGCCTGCTATACGCAAAACGGACCGCCAAATACTTGGCGGTCCGTTTCTATTTGGTCCAATTGGCGCCCTACAGGCCCCGAAGGGGCCGCAGGCCTAGGGGCCTGAAAGGGTGCCGCGAAGCGGCAGACCCAGCAGGCGAAGCCTGCGCAGGGCCGAGCAGACCTGCGAGCCCTGAAAGGGCCCGGCCGCCAAAGGCGGCAGGCCCCAAAAAATACTACTTCAACTGCCCTAAAGCATCTAGCAAATAAGCCCAGAATTTCTGTACCGAACTGATCTGTACCCGCTCATCAGGAGAATGCGCCCCCCGAATGTTGGGCCCAAAAGAAATCATCTGCATCTCCGGGTAATGACGGCCCAAAATACCACACTCCAAACCCGCATGACAGGCATTCACATCAGGCTCCTCCTCAAAACGATCAAGGAAAAGCTGACGCATTTGGTCCACCAAACTAGAAGCCGGCAAAGGCTCCCAACCCGGATAACTGCCCGACAACTGCGTGTCGGCCCCCAATAGTTCATACAATCCCTCTATGCTCTCGGCCAAAGCCCATTTCTCCGTGTCTACGGAGCTGCGACAAAGACAAAGCACACTGTATTCCCCATTTTTGACCAGCAAACGGGCCAAGTTATTAGAGGTTTGGACCAAGCCCTCGATCTCGGGACTCATTCTGAAGATGCCGTTGGGCGTAGCCAATACCGCCGATAATAGGGCTTTTTGCTCCGCTTCTCCCAACTTGATAGCCGGTAGAGCTACCTCCTCTGCAGTGAGGCTAAGGCCTGGGTCAGTGCTGGCATATTCCGCCTTGAGCTCGGCCTCCAAAGCGGCTAACTGTTCTTTGCATTGGGCCGCTTCTGCCTTGGGCAAAACCACAATAGCCCAGGCCTCTCGGGGAATTGCATTGCGCAATCCTCCCCCATCAAATTGGGCCAAAGACAAGGGAGAAAGCGCCCGAAGAACACGGGCCAATAATAGGTTGGCATTGCCCAAACCCTTAATAATATCCATCCCAGAATGTCCACCACTCAAGCCTTTCAAACTGATTTTTAGGGCCAAGTCTTCCTCTGCCCCTAGGGCCATAGGCGTATAGCTGCCCGCTACCGAGATATCTACCCCACCAGCACAACCAATGGTCAATTCTTTGTCGTCTTCTGTGTCCAGATTGAGCAAGTAGTCTGACTTTAACCAGTTGGGGCCCAAGCCCAAAGCACCCGTCATCCCCGTCTCTTCATCTATGGTAAATAGGGCCTCCAAAGGCGGATGCGGAATATCCGTACTGGCCAATAGGGCCATAATAGCCGCCACGCCAATGCCATTATCTGCCCCCAAGGTGGTGCCCTTGGCCTTTACCCAATCCCCCTCTACATACATCTCGATCCCCTGACTTGAAAAATCAAAGTCGGTATCCGCATTCTTCTGATGTACCATGTCCAAATGGCTCTGCAAAAGAATAGTAGGACGGTCCTCTAGACCTGCTGTGGCTGGCTTTCGGACCAAAATATTCCCGACTTCATCCTCCTCGGCCACTAATCCCAATTTGGATACATATTCACGCATAAATGCACATACTGCCTCCTCTTTTTTAGAGGGCCGAGGCACCGCATTTAGCTGACTAAAGGCCTCCCATAATGCTTTTGGGGCCAATTCTGCTACTTTCTGACTCATGATTATATAGTATATTTGTTAGGCCAAAAAGCTAAGGAAAATTTAGATAATGCCAAGGGATCAGCCCTATTTCTATCTGGCTTTTGCCTTTTATTTCGACGAAGGGCTTGCCGTAGTCCTCAGGAGGGCTTACTCTACCCCTTTCGAGGGCTTACTCTACCCCTCTCGAGGGGTTACCCTACCCCTCCCGAGGGGTTACCCTACCCCTCCCGAGGGGGTGCTCTACCCCTCTCGAGGGTTTACCTTAGCCCTCCCGAGGGCTGCCACTAATCATCTAGAGGGTTCTTATTAGTCCTCAGAGGGATTCATGAACCCCCAGAACTTCACTTAAAGTAGCCCTAAAGAGGACCTAAACAAGTCCTAGCGAGGACTAGGGGCCAATCAAAAGAGGGCTTGGGCAAGCCCTAAAGACCATTTAGTCTATAGCAATTGAGGACTTGCCTAAGTCCATTGGAGGAGGTAGTAAAATGGAAGCGAGGACTTGCCTAGGTCCTGCCGAGGACCTAGGCAACATCAACGGAGGACCTATTAAAGTGCTACTGAGGGGGTAGAGTAATCCAAATGGCCAATTACAGCCTATTTAGTAGGCCCTAGCTAAAAGCCCCCTTCTTTTATTTCTAAGATAAAAAGCAGAACTTGGGCAAAAATCAGTTATATGCCACAGCTTATCCGCTTTCTTATTTTGCTTTGTTTTCCCTTTTTTCTTTTTGCTCAGCAGCCCTTGCGTTTGGTCGATCAACAACTGGAGCAGCTAGTCCCTTTAGCAAACGGAGACTGGGGCTGGAGACCATTTTTAGAGTTGCCTAGTTCTTTAAAAACAGTAACGGGCCAAGGGGAAGACATTTGGGCCATTAGTTTGGCCAATGAACTATTGCACTATAATAGAAGTCGAGATTATTGGGAAAACCTAGGCCAAATTGAAGGCCTTCCGGCCCTCATTCAAAGGAGTTTCCTCTATAAGGAGCAGCTGTATTTTCAATCTGGGGCCCTACTCTACAGTCTAGGGCTAGCAGCCAAGGCCCAGCCAACTGTAGTCAAAAGAGGGCTGCCGTTGCTGCTATCCAACTGGAGCTATCTGCCCAATCAGGGCCGTTTTTGGGCCATGCAATCTAGTGGGGCGCCCATCTTTTTTGAGCCCGAGAGTGGCGTCATTGAACGGCCCAAAAAAACCTGGTTTAGAAATTTTGCTCGGGGACAAAGCCAGGCAGAGGGACAACTTTGGCCCATAGATGCAGAGCAGTTTTTATACTTTAGTGTAGGGGCCCAAGAGCTCTACCTACTCAATATGGCCAATTATGAAGCCTATAAATTGGGGCCAGTTCAGGGCATACAACCCAAGGCCGAAGTTCTTAGCCTCAGTGGCCCTGAGCTTAAAAGCTTTCTTCCGCCAACGGCCAGCCGTTTGTATTGGGGGAAAGGCCTGCGAGGAGGCCGAATTAGCTGGTGGCAGCACCCTAGTTCAGAAATTGACCACTTTGAGCTAGAACGTAAAGAGGGAAGCAACAGCCCTTGGCTGATTGTCGGCAGCCTCAACGCCTATAATCCACCCCATCAGGCAGGCTTTCATGCCCTAGATGATAGTCGCAAAAGGGGCAAAGCGACGAGCTACCGCCTACTAGCGGTTAATCCTTGGGGGCATAAGCGCTATTTACAAGAAATCTGCCTGGGCCCAGCCTGCCCTAAGGTCCAATTAGGTCCCAATATTTTATCGGCCCAAGAAGATTTACGGCTCTATTTATCGGCCTTAAAGGGAGAATGGCTGAAAATAAAATGGAAAAGGGGCGGTAAAGTCGTTCAAAGCCAAGAAATCTATCTGGATTTACCCACATATCAATTAACTTTGCCCGGACAGGCAGCTGGTCATTATGAGCTGTCTATTGAAAATGCCGACAACTGCCAGCGATTTCAGTTGTTTTATGGTTTTTAGCGAACAAAATCGAGATTATTGGAGACGCAGCAAGCAAAAGCCCCTCTTATTTGGGCCTTAGCGGCTAGTTTGGGCAGTGGATTACTGCTGGCCTTTAGCCTTTCGACATATAGTATTCTATTGACGGCTTTCTTTGCCTTTATTCCTTTGCTTTGGCTTAGTAGAAGGCAGAGCTTTTGGCCTTTTGTAGGCTTTAGTATCTTAAGCAACCTACTTACTTTTGGCCTCTTGGCTCCTCAGGCCATAGAGACTGCAAGCCTGCCTATGGGGCTGTTTTCTTGGGCCTTTGTCAGTCTGTTGTTTAGTATTCCCTGGGCCATGCTTTGGCTGATTCATCATCGGCACAATGCCAAATTGGGCTATTGGGCTTTTGTGAGTAGCTATTTGGCGCTGGAGTGGATGCAAGGGCAGTTTAGTGGACATTGGGCAGGTTGGCAGCTAGGAAGCTTGCCCCTGCTTTTTGGAAATAGTTGGCAGGCCTTAACGGTTGTGGGTACCGGGGGCGCTAGTTTATGGATCCTCAGTCTGAATATTCAGTGGTTTCGCTTTCTATTTCCGGCCCAAGCCAAAAGTAGAAAAGGCGCTATTTGGGCCGGCATTCCTTTGGTCCTCCTTCCCTTTGTCCTCAGTTTGTTTATGGGGGCAGTGCAAAAGGGAGATTCGGGCAGTTTTGTTTATCAGTCTAGCTACAAGAGCCAAAAGGGCCGCTTACTGCTAGGCCAAGCCCCCAAAGAAGAGATTCCAGAAAATGCCCTTTATGCCCAAGAAAAGCCTTTAAATGGTTGGGCCTATTTGGCCGGACAAGATAGTTTGGGTAGCCTTCGGTTTTGGCAAAAAGGAGAGCGGCAGCCACTGAGTAGCCAAGCCTTTTCTGTTCGGACCATTTTGGGGGTAGAGCAGCGCTTTTTTCAGTTTATCGATTGGCAGGGCTCTCGCCTACTCCTGCTCAATGCCCATAGCCTAAAACGCACGGCCCCTATCCGAGAGGGCCTACAAAAAGGAGCACAAACCGTTATTGCCTTTAGTCCAGACAGCAGTTTATCGCCAGTTTTATACCGCTCGGCTAGGGCCCGTGCCCAAGAGAGTGGCAGCGATATTATTTTGGTCCAAAAAAAGAAAGCTCATCATTTTTCGGCCAATGGCGACTACCAAGCCCTAGAAGATGGCCAAACCTGCAGCCCTAAAATATGGTCCCCTACATTTTTTGCCCAATATGGCGATTTGCCTGGGCGATTGTCTATCTTTTTGGCGGCCTGGTTGGCTCTAGCCAGCATTGTCAAACCCTTCCGTAAAAAATA
This genomic interval from Saprospira grandis contains the following:
- the hemW gene encoding radical SAM family heme chaperone HemW, with product MSALYIHIPFCKQACHYCNFHFSTSLKYKGQMLEAISKELLLQKNYLQGAELQSVYFGGGTPSLLSAAEINQLWSIIETHYPLGPNMEVTLEANPDDMGLDKLRSYKLHTPINRLSIGLQSFLPEELSYMNRAHSAEEAENCLANALAVGFNQLSVDLIYGGPFLSDEDWRKTIRKLFSFQVPHLSAYALTLEPNTPLEHLIRRKKLPTLDEDKAARHFEILLEECQLHNYEQYEISNFCRNEQYAQHNSAYWKSRPYLGIGPSAHSFNGHSRQWNIAHNMKYIKALENNELLFEIEELSPTEQFNELLMTRLRTKWGLSLLEVEQRWGTATKTQLLQTIQPFIQDDLAQLQNEHVYLSNAGKLLSDHIIAELFLEDIPA
- a CDS encoding aminoacyl-histidine dipeptidase, encoding MSQKVAELAPKALWEAFSQLNAVPRPSKKEEAVCAFMREYVSKLGLVAEEDEVGNILVRKPATAGLEDRPTILLQSHLDMVHQKNADTDFDFSSQGIEMYVEGDWVKAKGTTLGADNGIGVAAIMALLASTDIPHPPLEALFTIDEETGMTGALGLGPNWLKSDYLLNLDTEDDKELTIGCAGGVDISVAGSYTPMALGAEEDLALKISLKGLSGGHSGMDIIKGLGNANLLLARVLRALSPLSLAQFDGGGLRNAIPREAWAIVVLPKAEAAQCKEQLAALEAELKAEYASTDPGLSLTAEEVALPAIKLGEAEQKALLSAVLATPNGIFRMSPEIEGLVQTSNNLARLLVKNGEYSVLCLCRSSVDTEKWALAESIEGLYELLGADTQLSGSYPGWEPLPASSLVDQMRQLFLDRFEEEPDVNACHAGLECGILGRHYPEMQMISFGPNIRGAHSPDERVQISSVQKFWAYLLDALGQLK
- a CDS encoding acyltransferase, with protein sequence METQQAKAPLIWALAASLGSGLLLAFSLSTYSILLTAFFAFIPLLWLSRRQSFWPFVGFSILSNLLTFGLLAPQAIETASLPMGLFSWAFVSLLFSIPWAMLWLIHHRHNAKLGYWAFVSSYLALEWMQGQFSGHWAGWQLGSLPLLFGNSWQALTVVGTGGASLWILSLNIQWFRFLFPAQAKSRKGAIWAGIPLVLLPFVLSLFMGAVQKGDSGSFVYQSSYKSQKGRLLLGQAPKEEIPENALYAQEKPLNGWAYLAGQDSLGSLRFWQKGERQPLSSQAFSVRTILGVEQRFFQFIDWQGSRLLLLNAHSLKRTAPIREGLQKGAQTVIAFSPDSSLSPVLYRSARARAQESGSDIILVQKKKAHHFSANGDYQALEDGQTCSPKIWSPTFFAQYGDLPGRLSIFLAAWLALASIVKPFRKK